From a single Deltaproteobacteria bacterium GWC2_65_14 genomic region:
- a CDS encoding recombinase RecA, whose product MSQDPNRRKALEMALSAIEKNYGKGAIMRLGSDVPVKDIPVIPTGALSLDVALGIGGIPRGRVSEIFGPEASGKTTLALHIIAQAQRQGGIAGFIDAEHALDLGYARKLGLNTDDLLISQPDTGEQALEIAEMLVRSGALDVLVVDSVAALVPKAEIEGEMGDSHMGLQARLMSQALRKLTGSISKSQTAVVFINQIRMKIGVMFGNPETTTGGNALKFYASVRLDIRRITQIKKDEGVVGARTRVKVVKNKLAPPFREAEFDILFGEGISQEGDILDLGVETGLVEKSGSWYSIAGERIGQGRENARVFLKDHPEITGEVRRKILEKSGVPGPGAAVKEGTS is encoded by the coding sequence ATGAGCCAGGACCCGAACCGGCGGAAGGCGCTCGAGATGGCGCTTTCGGCGATCGAGAAGAACTACGGGAAGGGCGCGATCATGCGCCTGGGGAGCGATGTCCCGGTCAAGGACATCCCCGTCATTCCCACCGGGGCGCTGTCGCTGGACGTGGCGCTCGGCATCGGCGGGATCCCCCGGGGACGGGTGAGCGAGATCTTCGGGCCGGAGGCTTCGGGGAAGACCACCCTGGCCCTTCACATCATCGCGCAGGCCCAGCGGCAGGGGGGGATCGCGGGGTTCATCGACGCCGAGCATGCCCTGGATCTCGGGTATGCCCGGAAGCTCGGACTGAACACGGACGACCTCCTCATCTCCCAGCCCGACACCGGGGAGCAGGCGCTCGAGATCGCCGAGATGCTCGTCCGCAGCGGTGCCCTCGACGTCCTCGTCGTCGACTCGGTCGCGGCGCTGGTCCCGAAGGCCGAGATCGAGGGGGAGATGGGGGATTCCCACATGGGGCTCCAGGCGCGCCTGATGTCCCAGGCCCTCCGGAAGCTTACCGGGTCGATCAGCAAGTCCCAGACGGCGGTCGTCTTCATCAACCAGATCCGGATGAAGATCGGGGTGATGTTCGGGAACCCCGAGACGACCACCGGCGGGAACGCCCTGAAGTTCTACGCCTCCGTCCGCCTGGATATCCGCCGGATCACCCAGATCAAGAAGGACGAGGGGGTCGTGGGGGCCCGCACGCGGGTGAAGGTGGTCAAGAACAAACTCGCCCCCCCCTTCCGGGAGGCGGAGTTCGACATCCTCTTCGGGGAGGGGATCTCCCAGGAGGGGGACATCCTAGACCTCGGGGTGGAGACGGGCCTCGTGGAGAAGAGCGGATCCTGGTACTCCATCGCCGGCGAGCGGATCGGCCAGGGGAGGGAGAACGCCCGGGTCTTCCTGAAGGACCATCCCGAGATCACCGGGGAGGTCCGCCGGAAGATCCTCGAGAAATCCGGGGTGCCGGGTCCGGGAGCAGCCGTGAAGGAGGGAACTTCCTAG
- a CDS encoding 2'-5' RNA ligase produces the protein MFVGIGLPEECRTSIVRALSPVAETGLPVSWTRAENLHITLKFLGEVPDARVGELGGLLAESARGTGPFRLLVEGAGGFPTLSSPRILWAGVREPLDPVRKLHQNMENILAGAGFPREGRPFHPHVTVGRVRRRLPAGWTERFGGALSGKRFGEVPARSYQLYESRLSPSGSTYTVLVDVPFGG, from the coding sequence ATGTTCGTGGGGATCGGCCTCCCGGAGGAGTGCCGGACCTCGATCGTGCGTGCCCTCTCCCCCGTGGCGGAGACGGGGCTGCCGGTCTCCTGGACGCGGGCCGAAAACCTCCACATCACGCTGAAGTTCCTCGGGGAGGTTCCGGACGCCCGTGTCGGGGAACTGGGAGGGCTGCTGGCCGAGTCGGCCAGGGGAACCGGTCCGTTCCGGCTTCTCGTGGAGGGGGCGGGCGGCTTCCCGACCCTGTCCTCCCCGAGGATTCTCTGGGCCGGGGTCCGGGAACCTCTTGATCCGGTAAGGAAGTTGCACCAGAATATGGAGAACATCCTGGCGGGGGCGGGATTCCCACGGGAGGGGAGGCCGTTCCACCCGCATGTCACGGTGGGCCGCGTACGCAGACGGCTTCCGGCGGGATGGACGGAACGGTTCGGCGGCGCCCTTTCCGGAAAGCGGTTCGGCGAAGTGCCCGCAAGGTCGTACCAGTTGTACGAAAGCCGGCTCTCTCCGTCGGGATCGACCTACACGGTGCTGGTCGACGTGCCGTTCGGGGGGTAA
- a CDS encoding ribosomal protein S12 methylthiotransferase RimO has protein sequence MSEARRREITVRILTLGCAKNSVDAEVLSGLLAGDGCRVVTRGRADVGIVNSCGFIREAKEESIEEILAMARLKKRGTIRRLVVAGCLARRYREELPESLPEVDLFVGPGDIPAVPGLLRGLFEGSAPRSRVEEIALPDEAYRHRLREGAGGSAYLKILEGCDHRCAYCAIPGIRGPLKSRDRESLLAEARMLVRGGAREICLIGQDITSYGADRGEAGGLAPLVRELCRIRDLRWLRLLYLYPTRVDRPLIDLVAGEEKVCKYLDIPIQHIDAGVLGRMGRRYGPEEVVSLLRRLRERIPGIFLRTTLIAGFPGETDAAFARLLRFVEEARFDYLGAFPYSREEGTRAYAMGRQIPERVKRERVRQVQETQAGILDARNRAMTGREVEILVEEVSGKGRARGRHRGQAPEVDGSVILSGYRGVASRFCRVRITGTREWDLLAKPVDSGPPPGILT, from the coding sequence GTGAGCGAGGCGCGGCGGCGGGAGATCACCGTCCGGATCCTCACGCTCGGCTGCGCGAAGAACTCGGTGGACGCGGAGGTCCTCTCCGGCCTGCTCGCCGGGGACGGGTGCCGCGTCGTGACCCGAGGTCGGGCCGACGTGGGGATCGTGAACAGCTGCGGCTTCATCCGGGAGGCGAAGGAGGAGTCGATCGAGGAGATCCTCGCGATGGCGCGGCTGAAGAAGCGGGGAACGATCCGCCGCCTGGTCGTCGCCGGATGCCTGGCCCGCAGGTACCGGGAGGAGCTTCCGGAATCTCTCCCCGAGGTGGACCTCTTCGTGGGACCGGGGGACATCCCGGCGGTCCCCGGCCTGCTCCGGGGACTGTTCGAGGGGAGCGCACCCCGCTCCCGCGTGGAGGAGATCGCCCTGCCGGACGAGGCCTACCGGCACAGGCTCCGGGAGGGTGCCGGCGGGTCGGCCTACCTGAAGATCCTGGAGGGGTGCGACCACCGCTGCGCCTACTGCGCCATCCCGGGGATCCGGGGACCGCTGAAAAGCCGGGACCGGGAATCGCTGCTGGCGGAGGCCCGCATGCTGGTGCGGGGCGGGGCCCGGGAGATCTGCCTGATCGGACAGGACATCACCTCCTACGGGGCGGACCGCGGGGAAGCCGGCGGGCTGGCTCCCCTCGTCCGGGAACTCTGCCGGATCCGGGACCTCCGGTGGCTCCGGCTCCTCTACCTCTACCCGACCCGGGTGGACAGGCCGTTGATCGATCTCGTCGCCGGGGAGGAGAAGGTCTGCAAGTACCTCGACATCCCGATCCAGCATATCGACGCGGGGGTGCTGGGCCGGATGGGACGCCGGTACGGGCCGGAGGAGGTTGTTTCCCTGCTGCGGCGGCTCCGGGAGAGGATCCCGGGGATCTTTCTGCGGACCACGCTGATCGCGGGGTTCCCGGGAGAGACCGACGCGGCCTTTGCGCGCCTCCTCCGCTTCGTGGAGGAGGCGCGGTTCGACTATCTGGGGGCCTTCCCCTATTCGCGGGAGGAGGGAACCCGGGCCTACGCGATGGGACGGCAGATTCCCGAGCGGGTGAAGCGGGAGAGGGTGCGGCAGGTCCAGGAGACCCAGGCCGGGATCCTGGACGCGCGCAACCGTGCGATGACGGGGCGGGAAGTCGAAATCCTGGTGGAGGAGGTCTCCGGGAAGGGGCGGGCAAGGGGGCGCCACCGGGGCCAGGCCCCGGAGGTGGACGGGAGCGTGATTCTCTCGGGGTACCGGGGGGTTGCGTCCCGCTTCTGCCGGGTCCGGATCACCGGAACCCGGGAGTGGGACCTGCTGGCAAAACCGGTTGACAGCGGTCCGCCACCGGGTATACTAACGTAA
- a CDS encoding type IV pili twitching motility protein PilT, with amino-acid sequence MELNEILKSAIKHSASDIHLKVGLPPVLRVNGKLLPLKTPQPLRPEDIQAMGAQIFSDDQREKFEKTHEVDCAYSVAGLGRFRVNVFLQRGTVGIAIRVIPVGALSFADLHLPKVLEKISTEHRGLILCTGTTGCGKSTTLASIIEQINNNRSCHIITIEDPIEFLLRDRKSIINQREIGSDTISFTGALKSALRQDPDVILVGEMRDLDTIETAIMAAETGHLVLSTLHTLDAAETINRIVGIFPPFQQKQIRLQLSTLLKSVISQRLVPRRDGTGRVPAVEIMINTARVREYIEDKDKTKKIREAIAQGYVSYGMQTFDQSLMALYKENLITLEEALRQASNPDDFSLRVRGISSTSDLTWDDFDKSEPPPEP; translated from the coding sequence GTGGAGTTGAACGAGATCCTCAAGTCCGCGATCAAGCATTCCGCGTCCGACATCCACCTGAAGGTCGGGCTTCCCCCCGTCCTCCGGGTGAACGGGAAGCTGCTTCCCCTGAAAACCCCCCAGCCGCTCCGGCCGGAGGACATCCAGGCGATGGGCGCGCAGATCTTCAGCGACGACCAGCGGGAGAAGTTCGAGAAGACCCACGAGGTCGACTGCGCCTACAGCGTCGCGGGGCTCGGGCGGTTCCGGGTGAACGTGTTTCTCCAGCGGGGGACGGTCGGGATCGCCATCCGGGTCATCCCGGTGGGCGCCCTCTCGTTTGCGGACCTCCATCTCCCGAAGGTCCTCGAGAAGATCTCCACGGAGCACCGGGGGCTGATCCTGTGCACGGGGACCACCGGCTGCGGAAAGTCGACGACGCTGGCCTCGATCATCGAGCAGATCAACAACAACCGAAGCTGCCACATCATCACGATCGAGGACCCGATCGAGTTTCTCCTCCGCGACCGGAAGAGCATCATCAACCAGCGCGAGATCGGGTCGGACACCATCTCCTTCACCGGGGCGCTGAAAAGCGCCCTCCGGCAGGATCCGGACGTGATCCTGGTGGGCGAGATGCGGGATCTCGACACGATCGAGACCGCCATCATGGCGGCCGAGACCGGCCACCTCGTCCTCTCCACGCTCCACACGCTGGACGCCGCCGAGACGATCAACCGGATCGTCGGGATCTTTCCCCCCTTTCAGCAGAAGCAGATCCGGCTCCAGCTCTCGACCCTTCTCAAGAGCGTCATCTCCCAACGGCTCGTACCGCGCAGGGACGGAACCGGGCGGGTTCCCGCGGTCGAGATCATGATCAACACGGCGCGGGTCCGGGAATATATCGAGGACAAGGACAAGACGAAGAAGATCCGGGAAGCGATCGCGCAGGGGTACGTCAGCTACGGGATGCAGACCTTCGACCAGTCGCTGATGGCGCTGTACAAGGAGAACCTGATCACTCTGGAGGAGGCGCTCCGGCAGGCCTCCAACCCCGACGACTTTTCGCTCCGCGTCCGCGGGATCTCCTCCACGTCCGATCTCACCTGGGACGATTTTGACAAGAGCGAGCCGCCCCCGGAACCGTAG